A stretch of Shinella zoogloeoides DNA encodes these proteins:
- the glnA gene encoding type I glutamate--ammonia ligase, whose protein sequence is MTTANDILKQIKENDVKFVDLRYTDPRGKLHHITMDVGVVDEDMFADGVMFDGSSIGGWKAINESDMVMMPDPATAHMDPFFAQSTMVILCDILEPVSGEAYNRDPRGTAKKAEAYLKASGIGDTVYAGPEPEFFIFDDVKYKADPYNTGFKLDSSELPSNDDTDYETGNLGHRPRVKGGYLPVPPVDSCQDMRSEMLTVLTEMGVTVEKQHHEVAAAQHELGVKFDTLVRSADKVQIYKYAVHQVAHAYGKTATFMPKPIFGDNGSGMHVHLSIWKDSKPTFAGDEYAGLSESCLYFIGGIIKHAKAINAFTNPTTNSYKRLVPGYEAPVLLAYSARNRSASCRIPFGTGPKSKRVEIRFPDPLGNPYLGFAAMLMAGLDGIKNKIHPGKAMDKDLYDLPPKELKKIPTVCGSLREALENLDKDRKFLTAGGVFDDDQIDSYIELKMAEVMRFEMTPHPVEFDMYYSA, encoded by the coding sequence ATGACGACTGCCAATGACATCCTCAAGCAAATCAAGGAAAACGACGTAAAATTCGTCGACCTGCGCTATACGGACCCGCGCGGCAAGCTGCACCACATCACGATGGATGTCGGCGTCGTGGACGAAGACATGTTCGCCGACGGCGTCATGTTCGACGGCTCCTCGATCGGCGGCTGGAAGGCCATCAACGAGTCCGACATGGTGATGATGCCCGACCCGGCGACGGCGCACATGGACCCGTTCTTCGCGCAGTCCACCATGGTCATCCTGTGCGACATCCTCGAGCCGGTCTCGGGCGAAGCCTATAACCGCGACCCGCGCGGCACGGCCAAGAAGGCCGAAGCCTACCTCAAGGCATCGGGCATCGGCGACACCGTCTATGCCGGCCCGGAACCGGAATTCTTCATCTTCGACGACGTCAAGTACAAGGCCGACCCGTACAACACCGGCTTCAAGCTCGACTCGTCCGAGCTGCCCTCCAACGACGACACCGACTACGAGACCGGCAACCTCGGCCATCGTCCGCGCGTCAAGGGCGGCTACCTGCCGGTTCCCCCGGTCGATAGCTGCCAGGACATGCGCTCGGAAATGCTGACCGTGCTCACGGAGATGGGCGTCACGGTCGAAAAGCAGCACCACGAAGTGGCTGCCGCCCAGCACGAGCTCGGCGTCAAGTTCGACACGCTGGTGCGCAGCGCCGACAAGGTGCAGATTTATAAATACGCCGTGCACCAGGTCGCCCATGCCTATGGCAAGACGGCCACCTTCATGCCGAAGCCGATCTTCGGCGACAACGGCTCGGGCATGCACGTGCACCTGTCGATCTGGAAGGATTCGAAGCCGACTTTCGCCGGCGACGAATATGCCGGCCTCTCGGAAAGCTGCCTCTATTTCATCGGCGGCATCATCAAGCACGCCAAGGCCATCAACGCCTTCACCAACCCGACGACGAACTCCTACAAGCGTCTCGTCCCGGGCTATGAGGCGCCGGTTCTGCTCGCCTACTCGGCCCGCAACCGCTCGGCCTCGTGCCGCATTCCGTTCGGCACGGGTCCGAAGTCCAAGCGCGTCGAAATCCGCTTCCCCGACCCGCTCGGCAATCCCTATCTTGGCTTCGCCGCCATGCTGATGGCCGGCCTCGACGGCATCAAGAACAAGATCCATCCGGGCAAGGCCATGGACAAGGACCTCTATGACCTGCCGCCGAAGGAGCTAAAGAAGATCCCGACCGTCTGCGGCTCGCTGCGCGAAGCTCTCGAGAACCTCGACAAGGACCGCAAGTTCCTGACGGCCGGCGGCGTATTCGACGACGACCAGATCGACTCCTACATCGAGCTGAAGATGGCGGAAGTCATGCGTTTCGAAATGACCCCGCACCCGGTCGAGTTCGACATGTACTACTCCGCCTGA
- the uvrA gene encoding excinuclease ABC subunit UvrA produces MSELKTISIRGAREHNLKGIDLDLPRNKLIVMTGLSGSGKSSLAFDTIYAEGQRRYVESLSAYARQFLEMMQKPDVDQIDGLSPAISIEQKTTSKNPRSTVGTVTEIYDYMRLLFARVGVPYSPATGLPIESQTVSQMVDRVLEFGEGTRLYILAPVVRGRKGEYKKELAELMKKGFQRVKVDGQFYEIADVPALDKKYKHDIDVVVDRVVVRPDLASRLADSLETCLKLAEGLAIAEFADKPLPVEETAAGGSANKSLNETHERVLFSEKFACPVSGFTIPEIEPRLFSFNNPFGACPTCDGLGSQQKIDPDLIVPESERTLRDGAIAPWAKSSSPYYNQTLEALGAAYGFKLSNRWSELSEDAQSAILHGTKEKIEFNYKDGARSYKTVKTFEGIVPNLERRWKETDSAWSREEIERYMSAAPCPACNGYRLKPEALAVKINKLHIGETTQMSIRVARDWFEALPEHLNAKQNEIAVRILKEIRERLRFLNDVGLEYLSLSRNSGTLSGGESQRIRLASQIGSGLTGVLYVLDEPSIGLHQRDNARLLDTLRHLRDIGNTVIVVEHDEDAILTADYVVDIGPAAGIHGGEVIAQGTPDEVIANPASLTGKYLSGELSVAVPGERRKPKKKKEIKVIGAKANNLKNVTASIPLGVFTAVTGVSGGGKSTFLIETLYKSAARRIMGAREIPAEHERIDGFEYIDKVIDIDQSPIGRTPRSNPATYTGAFTPIRDWFAGLPEAKARGYQPGRFSFNVKGGRCEACQGDGVIKIEMHFLPDVYVTCDVCHGKRYNRETLDVTFKGKSIADVLDMTVEEGVEFFAAVPAVRDKLVTLNQVGLGYIKVGQQANTLSGGEAQRVKLAKELSKRSTGRTLYILDEPTTGLHFHDVAKLLEVLHELVNQGNSVVVIEHNLEVIKTADWIIDFGPEGGDGGGEVIAEGTPEDVVKVERSYTGQFLRELLERRPMKRIAAE; encoded by the coding sequence ATGAGCGAACTCAAGACCATTTCCATTCGCGGCGCACGCGAACACAACCTCAAGGGCATCGACCTCGACCTGCCCCGCAACAAGCTGATCGTGATGACGGGGCTTTCCGGCTCCGGCAAATCCTCACTCGCCTTCGACACGATCTATGCCGAGGGCCAGCGCCGCTATGTCGAGAGCCTCTCGGCCTACGCCCGCCAGTTCCTGGAGATGATGCAGAAGCCGGATGTCGACCAGATCGACGGCCTGTCCCCCGCCATCTCCATCGAGCAGAAGACGACCTCGAAGAACCCGCGCTCGACCGTCGGCACGGTCACCGAGATCTACGACTACATGCGCCTGCTCTTCGCGCGTGTCGGCGTGCCCTATTCGCCGGCGACGGGCCTGCCCATCGAGAGCCAGACGGTCAGCCAGATGGTCGACCGGGTGCTGGAATTCGGCGAGGGCACGCGCCTCTACATCCTCGCGCCCGTCGTGCGCGGCCGCAAGGGCGAGTACAAGAAGGAACTCGCCGAGCTGATGAAGAAGGGGTTCCAGCGCGTTAAGGTGGACGGTCAGTTCTACGAGATCGCCGACGTTCCAGCGCTCGACAAGAAGTACAAGCACGATATCGACGTCGTGGTCGACCGCGTCGTCGTGCGTCCGGACCTCGCCTCGCGCCTCGCGGACAGTCTCGAGACCTGCCTCAAGCTCGCCGAGGGGCTTGCGATTGCCGAATTCGCCGACAAGCCCTTGCCCGTCGAGGAGACGGCGGCGGGTGGCTCGGCCAACAAGTCGCTGAACGAGACCCATGAGCGCGTGCTGTTCTCCGAAAAATTCGCCTGCCCGGTTTCCGGCTTCACCATCCCGGAAATCGAGCCGCGGCTGTTCTCGTTCAACAACCCCTTCGGCGCCTGCCCGACCTGCGACGGTCTCGGCAGCCAGCAGAAAATCGACCCGGACCTGATCGTGCCGGAAAGCGAGCGTACGCTGCGCGACGGCGCCATCGCACCCTGGGCGAAGTCCTCCTCGCCCTACTATAACCAGACGCTTGAAGCCCTTGGCGCGGCCTACGGCTTCAAGCTCTCCAATCGCTGGTCGGAATTGTCGGAAGATGCGCAAAGCGCCATCCTGCACGGCACGAAGGAGAAGATCGAGTTCAACTACAAGGACGGCGCACGCTCCTACAAGACGGTGAAGACCTTCGAGGGCATCGTGCCGAACCTCGAGCGCCGCTGGAAGGAAACGGATTCGGCCTGGTCGCGCGAGGAGATCGAGCGCTACATGTCGGCCGCCCCCTGCCCGGCCTGCAACGGCTATCGCCTGAAGCCGGAGGCGCTGGCGGTGAAGATCAACAAGCTGCATATCGGCGAGACGACGCAGATGTCGATCCGCGTGGCGCGCGACTGGTTCGAGGCGCTGCCGGAGCATCTCAACGCCAAGCAGAACGAGATCGCCGTCCGCATCCTCAAGGAGATCCGCGAGCGCCTGCGCTTCCTCAACGACGTCGGCCTCGAATATCTCTCGCTGTCGCGCAATTCCGGCACGCTGTCTGGCGGCGAGAGCCAGCGCATCCGCCTCGCCTCGCAGATCGGTTCCGGCCTGACGGGCGTACTCTATGTGCTGGACGAGCCGTCCATCGGCCTGCATCAGCGCGACAATGCACGGCTGCTCGATACGCTCAGGCACCTGCGCGACATCGGCAACACGGTGATCGTCGTCGAGCATGACGAGGACGCGATCCTGACGGCGGACTACGTGGTCGATATCGGCCCCGCCGCCGGCATTCATGGCGGCGAGGTGATCGCGCAGGGCACGCCCGACGAAGTCATCGCCAATCCCGCGTCGCTCACCGGCAAATATCTCTCCGGCGAACTGTCCGTCGCCGTTCCAGGCGAGCGTCGCAAGCCGAAGAAGAAAAAGGAAATCAAGGTCATCGGGGCGAAAGCTAATAATCTGAAGAATGTAACCGCCTCTATCCCGCTCGGCGTCTTCACCGCCGTTACGGGCGTGTCCGGCGGCGGCAAGTCGACCTTCCTCATCGAGACGCTCTACAAGTCTGCCGCCCGCCGCATCATGGGCGCGCGCGAAATCCCGGCCGAGCACGAGCGCATCGACGGCTTCGAATATATCGACAAGGTCATCGATATCGACCAGTCGCCCATCGGCCGCACGCCGCGCTCGAACCCGGCGACCTATACCGGCGCCTTCACGCCGATCCGCGACTGGTTCGCCGGCCTGCCGGAGGCCAAGGCACGCGGCTACCAGCCGGGTCGCTTCTCCTTCAACGTCAAGGGCGGGCGCTGCGAAGCCTGCCAGGGCGACGGCGTCATCAAAATCGAGATGCACTTCCTGCCCGACGTCTACGTGACCTGCGACGTCTGCCACGGCAAGCGCTACAATCGCGAGACGCTCGACGTCACCTTCAAGGGCAAGTCGATTGCCGACGTGCTGGACATGACCGTCGAGGAAGGTGTCGAGTTCTTCGCCGCCGTGCCCGCCGTGCGCGACAAGCTGGTGACGCTGAATCAGGTTGGCCTCGGCTATATCAAGGTCGGCCAGCAGGCCAACACGCTGTCCGGTGGCGAGGCGCAGCGCGTCAAGCTCGCCAAGGAGCTTTCCAAGCGTTCCACCGGCCGCACGCTCTATATCCTCGACGAGCCGACGACGGGCCTGCATTTCCACGACGTCGCCAAGCTGCTGGAAGTGCTGCACGAACTGGTCAACCAGGGCAATTCAGTCGTCGTCATCGAACACAATCTGGAGGTCATCAAGACCGCCGACTGGATCATCGATTTCGGCCCCGAGGGCGGCGATGGCGGCGGCGAGGTGATCGCGGAAGGCACGCCCGAGGACGTCGTCAAGGTCGAGCGTTCCTATACCGGCCAGTTCCTCAGGGAGTTGCTGGAGCGTAGGCCGATGAAGCGGATCGCGGCGGAGTGA
- a CDS encoding EamA family transporter: protein MPLIDVVLLLLVAVVWGFNFIVIKIGLENFPPILFSALRFLFAAVPLALFLPRPAVSWRIVLGIGLVLGVVKFSLLFIAMDVGLSPGLASLLLQSQVFFTVALAAVFYGTRPRPAQVAGILLAFAGMAVIAATVDASFTYLGLGLALAAGLAWAFSNMLTRAAGNVDMLALMVWASLVPPVPLALISLATEGLERDMAALQGLSWQGIGAVGYIAYVATIFGFGVWGLMIRRHGVSTVAPFSLLVPIFGMSFSALVLGESFGPLRLAGALLVVCGLILTVLGPRLIDRLRAAPAAQKAG, encoded by the coding sequence ATGCCGTTGATCGATGTCGTCCTTCTTCTCCTGGTCGCGGTGGTCTGGGGCTTCAATTTCATCGTCATCAAGATCGGCCTCGAGAACTTCCCGCCGATCCTGTTCTCCGCGCTCCGCTTCCTGTTCGCCGCCGTGCCTCTCGCGCTCTTCCTGCCGCGTCCGGCGGTGTCCTGGCGAATCGTGCTCGGCATCGGCCTCGTGCTGGGCGTCGTGAAATTCAGCCTGCTGTTCATCGCCATGGATGTCGGCCTGTCGCCGGGGCTTGCGTCGCTCCTCCTGCAGTCGCAGGTCTTCTTCACCGTCGCATTGGCGGCCGTATTCTACGGCACCCGCCCGCGCCCCGCGCAGGTCGCCGGCATCCTGCTCGCCTTTGCGGGCATGGCGGTGATCGCCGCCACGGTGGATGCCAGCTTCACCTATCTCGGCCTCGGGCTGGCGCTTGCGGCCGGCCTCGCCTGGGCCTTCTCCAACATGCTGACCCGCGCGGCCGGAAACGTCGACATGCTGGCGCTGATGGTCTGGGCCAGCCTTGTGCCGCCGGTGCCCCTCGCACTTATTTCATTGGCAACGGAGGGACTGGAGCGCGATATGGCCGCCCTGCAGGGGCTTTCCTGGCAGGGTATCGGCGCCGTCGGCTATATCGCCTATGTCGCGACGATCTTCGGCTTCGGCGTCTGGGGCCTGATGATCCGCAGGCACGGCGTTTCCACGGTCGCGCCGTTCTCCCTGCTCGTGCCGATCTTCGGCATGAGTTTTTCCGCCCTCGTGCTGGGCGAGAGTTTCGGCCCCTTGCGCCTTGCCGGCGCTTTGCTCGTCGTCTGCGGCCTTATCCTGACCGTGCTCGGCCCGCGCCTGATCGACCGGCTGCGTGCCGCTCCTGCAGCCCAAAAGGCCGGATGA
- a CDS encoding single-stranded DNA-binding protein, which yields MAGSVNKVILIGNVGADPEIRRTQDGRPIANLRIATSETWRDRNNGERREKTEWHNVVVFNEGLCKVVEQYVKKGAKLYIEGALQTRKWQDQTGNDRYSTEIVLQGFNSTLTMLDGRGEGGGERRGGGDFGGSSNYGGGAPSYDDYGSRPASGGGGGGGSRSGGGSMARDMDDDIPF from the coding sequence ATGGCTGGAAGCGTCAACAAGGTGATCTTGATCGGGAATGTCGGGGCGGACCCGGAAATCCGCCGGACGCAGGACGGCCGGCCGATCGCCAACCTGCGCATCGCGACGTCCGAGACCTGGCGCGACCGCAACAACGGCGAGCGTCGCGAGAAGACGGAATGGCACAATGTCGTCGTTTTCAACGAAGGTCTGTGCAAGGTCGTCGAGCAATATGTGAAGAAGGGCGCCAAGCTCTATATCGAGGGCGCGCTGCAGACCCGCAAGTGGCAGGACCAGACCGGCAACGACCGCTATTCGACGGAAATCGTGCTGCAGGGCTTCAACTCGACGCTCACCATGCTGGACGGTCGCGGTGAAGGCGGCGGCGAGCGCCGCGGCGGCGGCGATTTCGGCGGCAGCAGCAACTATGGCGGCGGCGCGCCGAGCTACGACGACTACGGTTCGCGTCCGGCTTCTGGCGGTGGCGGCGGCGGCGGCAGCCGTTCGGGCGGCGGTTCGATGGCCCGCGACATGGATGACGACATTCCGTTCTAG
- a CDS encoding NAD(P)H-hydrate dehydratase, whose protein sequence is MHKEIQTLILSPEDMGRIDRAAAASGLSSYGLMERAGQAVAAAVLRRFPGARRFAVLCGPGNNGGDGYVAARALRAAGADVSVYALSDPAALKGDAAMAHTVFAGPVAPLADYRARAGDVVVDALFGAGLARDVPEAAIAVIDTVRRHVLPVLAVDLPSGIDGRTGQVRGVAFEAAATVTFMCRKPGHLLLPGREMAGEVEVFDIGIPARLFAGHAGHMRINTPDAWRAAMPVLTGAAHKYVRGHLAVFSGPATATGAARLSAMAGLRAGAGLVTVLSSTGALAANAAHLTSVMLKAMMDGADDLTALLDDDRLRTFVLGPGFGDAPAARRHVEQIAAAGRRLVLDADGISAFRQDPERLFALFSDGESRLVLTPHDGEFARLFPDLASDTTLSKVERAQKAAARGNAVVILKGADTVIASPDGRALINDNAPPWLATAGSGDVLAGIAGAHLTLGMPAFEAAAAAVWRHGEAGRLAGEGLTADDLINNLNGHDQIK, encoded by the coding sequence ATGCACAAGGAAATCCAGACGCTGATCCTGTCACCCGAGGATATGGGGCGCATCGACCGGGCTGCGGCCGCATCCGGCCTTTCCTCCTATGGGCTTATGGAGCGCGCGGGGCAGGCGGTCGCGGCCGCCGTGCTACGCCGCTTTCCGGGCGCACGGCGCTTCGCCGTCCTGTGCGGGCCGGGCAACAATGGCGGCGACGGTTATGTCGCCGCGCGGGCGCTGCGCGCGGCCGGGGCCGATGTCTCTGTATATGCGCTCAGCGATCCCGCCGCACTGAAGGGTGACGCCGCGATGGCTCATACGGTCTTTGCCGGCCCCGTCGCGCCGCTGGCCGACTACCGCGCCCGGGCAGGCGACGTCGTTGTCGATGCACTGTTCGGCGCGGGGCTGGCGCGGGATGTGCCGGAAGCGGCCATTGCCGTCATCGACACGGTGCGCCGCCATGTGCTGCCCGTGCTTGCCGTGGACCTGCCGTCCGGCATCGACGGACGGACGGGGCAGGTGAGGGGCGTGGCCTTCGAGGCTGCCGCGACCGTCACGTTCATGTGCCGCAAACCCGGTCACCTGCTCCTGCCCGGAAGGGAGATGGCGGGCGAGGTGGAGGTCTTCGACATCGGCATTCCCGCGCGCCTGTTCGCCGGGCATGCCGGCCATATGCGGATCAACACGCCCGATGCGTGGCGCGCGGCAATGCCGGTGCTGACCGGCGCGGCGCATAAATATGTCCGAGGGCACCTTGCCGTCTTCTCCGGCCCGGCGACCGCCACCGGCGCGGCGCGGCTTTCCGCCATGGCCGGCCTTCGTGCCGGTGCGGGGCTTGTCACCGTGCTGTCCTCGACCGGCGCGCTTGCGGCGAATGCCGCCCATCTGACGAGCGTGATGCTGAAGGCCATGATGGACGGTGCGGACGACCTCACCGCGCTTCTGGACGACGATCGGCTGAGGACCTTCGTTCTCGGCCCGGGCTTCGGCGATGCGCCGGCGGCCCGCCGCCATGTGGAGCAGATCGCAGCGGCCGGCCGGCGCCTTGTGCTGGACGCCGATGGGATCAGTGCTTTTCGCCAAGACCCGGAGAGGCTCTTCGCGCTCTTTTCGGATGGGGAGTCACGGCTGGTCCTGACGCCGCACGATGGTGAATTCGCGCGGCTTTTCCCCGATCTTGCCAGTGACACCACGCTGTCGAAGGTCGAGCGCGCGCAGAAGGCCGCCGCTCGCGGAAACGCCGTCGTCATTCTGAAGGGCGCGGATACGGTGATCGCATCGCCGGACGGACGGGCGCTGATAAACGACAACGCCCCGCCCTGGCTGGCGACGGCCGGCTCGGGCGACGTGCTGGCCGGGATTGCCGGCGCGCATCTGACACTGGGCATGCCTGCCTTCGAGGCCGCGGCCGCGGCCGTGTGGCGTCACGGAGAGGCCGGGCGCTTGGCAGGCGAGGGCCTGACGGCGGACGATCTCATCAACAACCTGAATGGCCACGATCAAATCAAATGA
- a CDS encoding P-II family nitrogen regulator, whose translation MKKIEAIIKPFKLDEVKEALQEVGLQGITVTEAKGFGRQKGHTELYRGAEYVVDFLPKVKVEVVLADENAEAVIEAIRNAAQTGRIGDGKIFVSNVEEVIRIRTGETGVDAI comes from the coding sequence ATGAAAAAGATCGAAGCGATCATCAAGCCTTTCAAACTCGATGAGGTGAAGGAAGCTCTTCAGGAAGTCGGCCTGCAGGGCATCACCGTCACCGAGGCGAAGGGCTTTGGACGTCAGAAGGGGCATACGGAGCTTTACCGTGGCGCCGAATACGTCGTCGACTTCCTGCCCAAGGTGAAGGTCGAGGTCGTTCTGGCGGACGAAAACGCGGAGGCCGTCATCGAGGCGATCCGCAACGCGGCCCAGACCGGTCGTATCGGCGACGGCAAGATCTTTGTCTCCAACGTCGAAGAAGTCATCCGCATCCGCACCGGCGAAACCGGCGTCGACGCCATCTAA
- a CDS encoding DUF72 domain-containing protein — translation MSATGTIRTGIGGWTFEPWEGTFYPEKLPKKRQLEFASRELAAIEVNGTYYGSQKPETFAKWASEVPDGFVFSLKASRFTTNRKVLADGGESVEKFLTQGLTELGDHLGPILWQFPPTKKFEPDDFEGFLKLLPEKLDGLPLKHALEVRNDTFMVPEFAALARKYKAAIVYAQHEDYPEIADVTADFVYARLQKGSDDIATCYPEAALDEWAVRLKGWAGGGEPSDLPKIDPQTKPAGKPRDVFAFFITSGKVNAPNGARALQARSQPKA, via the coding sequence ATGAGCGCAACCGGCACCATTCGCACCGGCATCGGCGGCTGGACCTTCGAGCCATGGGAAGGCACCTTCTACCCGGAAAAGCTGCCGAAGAAGCGGCAGCTCGAATTCGCCAGCCGGGAGCTTGCGGCCATCGAGGTCAACGGCACCTATTACGGCTCGCAAAAGCCGGAGACCTTCGCCAAATGGGCCTCCGAGGTGCCGGACGGCTTCGTCTTCTCGCTGAAGGCGAGCCGCTTCACGACGAACCGCAAGGTGCTTGCGGATGGCGGGGAATCTGTCGAGAAGTTCCTGACGCAGGGCCTGACCGAGCTTGGCGATCATCTTGGGCCGATCCTCTGGCAGTTTCCGCCGACGAAGAAGTTCGAACCGGACGATTTCGAAGGGTTCCTGAAGCTGCTCCCGGAAAAGCTGGATGGCTTGCCGCTGAAACACGCGCTGGAGGTGCGTAACGACACGTTCATGGTGCCGGAATTCGCGGCGCTCGCCCGCAAATACAAGGCGGCCATCGTCTATGCGCAGCACGAAGACTATCCGGAGATCGCCGACGTGACGGCGGATTTCGTCTATGCGCGCCTGCAAAAAGGGTCGGACGATATCGCGACCTGTTATCCGGAAGCGGCGCTGGACGAATGGGCGGTGCGGCTGAAGGGCTGGGCCGGCGGCGGCGAGCCGTCCGACCTGCCGAAGATCGACCCGCAGACGAAGCCGGCCGGCAAGCCGCGCGATGTCTTCGCCTTCTTCATCACCTCCGGCAAGGTGAATGCGCCAAACGGCGCGCGGGCCTTGCAGGCGCGCAGCCAGCCGAAGGCCTGA
- a CDS encoding tyrosine-type recombinase/integrase, giving the protein MVFYLWADLQGIDIVERLHDGTFFELSEIIDLVNTCGWKLGDLLSAVARRSSGLTTLTRHMPKSGVGSGEKRNRLSVVRSFLEFTSADYLSRLQSWPNRWALYRDMRVECLGHLATYIEGLRAPKREDVGEREGLDAGVLVLLCAVIDPDHPDNPFEPKVRFRNFVMIRLLIELGIRRGELLGIMLHDCDVSGPRGYITIHRRPDNVLDRRIAPGASTKTAARKLELSPRTTQLVYEWIVHYRSKLPGAARGKGQFLIVSIPKGQPMSPSNVNKIFEALRRRVPELPKEFSPHLLRHSWNDTFSELIDKKGISENDEVKFRQKIMGWRDEASARFYLRRTVGRRANEVLMEMHDDLDIRVKKAGQER; this is encoded by the coding sequence ATGGTCTTCTACCTATGGGCGGACCTGCAGGGCATCGATATAGTTGAGCGCCTGCATGACGGGACGTTCTTCGAACTCTCCGAAATAATAGACCTCGTGAACACATGCGGCTGGAAGCTGGGTGATCTGCTGTCAGCGGTCGCTAGACGGTCGTCTGGCTTGACTACGCTTACCAGACACATGCCGAAAAGTGGCGTCGGGTCCGGCGAGAAGCGAAATCGGCTTAGCGTCGTTCGTTCTTTTCTTGAGTTCACCAGCGCCGACTATCTCTCGCGCCTCCAGTCGTGGCCAAATCGATGGGCGTTATATCGCGATATGCGGGTCGAATGCCTGGGCCATCTCGCGACCTATATCGAAGGCCTACGCGCGCCGAAACGAGAAGACGTCGGCGAGAGGGAAGGACTTGATGCCGGGGTGCTGGTGCTGCTTTGCGCGGTCATTGACCCGGACCACCCAGACAATCCCTTTGAACCCAAAGTCCGCTTTCGAAATTTTGTGATGATCCGGTTGCTGATCGAGCTCGGCATCCGGCGCGGGGAGCTTCTCGGCATCATGCTCCACGACTGCGACGTGTCCGGTCCGAGAGGCTACATCACCATCCATCGTCGACCCGACAATGTCCTCGACAGGCGCATAGCACCAGGGGCAAGCACGAAAACCGCCGCGCGAAAGCTCGAGCTAAGCCCGCGAACGACGCAGTTGGTCTACGAGTGGATCGTCCACTACCGATCCAAATTGCCGGGAGCTGCAAGGGGCAAGGGTCAGTTTCTGATTGTCAGCATACCGAAGGGCCAACCCATGTCGCCATCCAATGTCAACAAGATATTCGAGGCGCTGCGGAGGCGCGTCCCGGAACTGCCGAAAGAATTTTCACCCCATCTCCTCCGGCATTCGTGGAACGACACTTTCTCCGAGCTCATCGATAAGAAGGGCATCTCCGAGAACGACGAGGTGAAGTTCCGACAGAAGATCATGGGCTGGCGAGACGAGGCATCAGCGAGGTTTTACCTGCGGAGAACCGTTGGCCGCAGGGCCAACGAGGTTCTCATGGAGATGCACGATGATCTTGATATTCGCGTTAAAAAGGCGGGGCAAGAGCGATGA